The following are encoded together in the Ovis aries strain OAR_USU_Benz2616 breed Rambouillet chromosome X, ARS-UI_Ramb_v3.0, whole genome shotgun sequence genome:
- the LOC121818296 gene encoding odorant-binding protein, whose amino-acid sequence MQADKMKVLFLTLVLGLVCSSQEIPAEPHHSEISGEWRTHYIASSNTEKTGENGPFNVYLRSIKFNDKGDSLVFHFFVKNNGACTESSVSGRRIANNVYVAEYAGANEFHFILVSDDGLIVNSENVDEAGNRTRLVGLLGKEDEVDDHDLERFLEEVRKLGIPEENIVDFTKGDGCQAQ is encoded by the exons ATGCAAGCCGACAAGATGAAGGTCCTGTTTTTGACGTTGGTCCTTGGTCTGGTCTGTTCTTCCCAGGagattccagctgagccacaccaCTCAGAG ATTTCAGGAGAATGGAGAACTCATTACATCgcctccagcaacacagaaaagACTGGTGAGAACGGGCCATTCAACGTTTACCTTCGCAGCATCAAATTTAACGACAAAGGGGACTCCCTTGTCTTCCACTTCTTTGTCAA GAACAACGGGGCATGTACAGAGTCATCTGTTAGTGGAAGAAGAATCGCAAACAACGTTTACGTGGCTGAAT ATGCGGGTGCCAATGAATTCCACTTTATTCTGGTGTCTGACGATGGTCTGATAGTAAATTCTGAAAACGTGGATGAAGCAGGCAACAGAACCAGACTCGTTGGGCTCTTGG gcaaagaagatgaagttgacgACCATGATCTGGAGAGGTTCCTTGAAGAGGTTAGAAAATTGGGGATTCCAGAGGAAAATATTGTGGATTTCACCAAGGGTG ACGGCTGTCAGGcccagtga